A section of the Serratia liquefaciens ATCC 27592 genome encodes:
- the uxuA gene encoding mannonate dehydratase, with translation MEQTWRWYGPNDPVSLDDVRQAGATGVVTALHHIPNGEVWPVEEIKARQALLAEKGLVWSVVESIPVHEEIKTHSGHYRQHIANYQQSLRNLAACGIDTVCYNFMPILDWTRTDLEYLLPDGSKALRFDQTAFAAFDLHILQRAGAEQDYTPQEQEQAATYFSAMNEAEVAKLTGNIIAGLPGAEEGYTLDQFRARLAEYDGIDKAQLRENMAVFLRAIVPVAEEVGVRLAVHPDDPPRPILGLPRIVSTIEDMQWFKQTVDSRYNGFTMCTGSYGVRADNDLVRMIETFGDRIHFTHLRATCREENPKSFHEGAHLQGDVDMVAVIEAILTEEQRRHQAGDRRPIPMRPDHGHQMLDDLKKKTNPGYSAIGRLKGLAELRGVELALKRRFFPDLP, from the coding sequence ATGGAACAAACATGGCGTTGGTATGGGCCGAACGATCCGGTCTCTCTTGATGATGTGCGCCAGGCCGGCGCCACTGGCGTCGTCACCGCCTTGCACCATATCCCGAATGGCGAGGTGTGGCCGGTCGAAGAGATCAAGGCCCGTCAGGCCCTATTGGCGGAGAAAGGCTTGGTGTGGTCGGTAGTGGAAAGTATCCCGGTGCATGAGGAGATCAAAACCCACAGCGGCCATTACCGGCAGCATATCGCTAACTATCAGCAATCGCTGCGTAACCTAGCGGCCTGCGGCATCGACACCGTATGCTACAACTTTATGCCGATCCTGGACTGGACGCGCACCGATCTGGAGTATTTACTGCCGGACGGGTCGAAAGCGTTGCGTTTCGATCAGACCGCCTTCGCGGCTTTTGATCTGCATATCCTGCAACGCGCTGGCGCAGAGCAGGATTACACGCCGCAAGAACAGGAGCAGGCTGCAACCTATTTTTCCGCGATGAACGAGGCGGAGGTTGCCAAGCTGACCGGCAATATTATCGCCGGATTACCGGGGGCCGAAGAGGGCTATACCCTCGATCAATTCCGCGCCCGCCTGGCGGAGTACGATGGGATTGACAAGGCGCAGCTGCGAGAGAATATGGCGGTGTTCCTGCGCGCCATTGTGCCGGTGGCGGAGGAGGTTGGCGTGCGTTTGGCAGTGCATCCGGACGATCCGCCGCGGCCGATTTTGGGGTTGCCGCGCATCGTCTCTACCATTGAGGATATGCAGTGGTTCAAGCAAACGGTCGACAGCCGGTATAACGGCTTCACCATGTGCACCGGCTCTTACGGCGTACGGGCGGATAACGATCTGGTGCGGATGATCGAAACCTTCGGCGATCGCATCCACTTCACCCATTTACGTGCTACCTGTCGCGAAGAAAACCCGAAAAGTTTCCATGAGGGTGCGCATCTGCAAGGCGACGTGGACATGGTGGCGGTGATCGAGGCGATCCTCACTGAGGAGCAACGGCGCCATCAGGCAGGCGATCGCCGGCCGATCCCGATGCGTCCCGACCATGGGCACCAGATGCTGGACGATCTGAAGAAAAAAACCAACCCGGGCTACTCGGCGATTGGTCGTTTGAAGGGGTTGGCGGAACTGCGCGGGGTGGAGCTGGCGCTTAAACGCCGCTTCTTCCCGGATTTGCCCTAA
- a CDS encoding mannitol dehydrogenase family protein, with the protein MKTIANTPLPDAVQQPGYDRSALQSRMVHIGFGAFHRAHQALLTDRVLNRQGGDWGICEISLFGGDNLFRTLRQQDHLYSVLEKGAASNQAIVIGAVHESVHRKLEGIGAVLEKLAEPQVAIVSMTITEKGYCIEPGSGKLDLQHQAIRADLANPGEPSTVPGILVEALRLRLERGLPAFTLLSCDNIPENGHVLRNAIVGLAQARDGALADWIAREVSFPSTMVDRIVPAATPETLDEVAEALGGVRDECAIACEPFIQWVVEDNFVAGRPAWERAGAQLVNDVLPFEQMKLRMLNGSHSFLAYLGYLGGYQYINDCMGDESYRRAALHLMLAEQAPTLNVSGIDLPAYAAQLIERYSNPALQHRTWQIAMDGTQKLPQRMLDSVRWHLQHGGSYAGLALGVAGWMRYVGGVDDAGQPIDIRDPLLATLQQTVASTPDDEQRVKALLGLTAIFGEQLAANEEFVTAVTRAYLSLRDRGARQTVQNWVSTQLA; encoded by the coding sequence ATGAAGACTATCGCCAACACGCCGCTTCCGGATGCCGTCCAGCAGCCAGGTTACGATCGCAGCGCATTACAGAGCCGCATGGTGCACATTGGATTTGGCGCCTTTCACCGTGCCCACCAGGCGCTACTGACCGATCGAGTGTTGAATCGTCAGGGCGGCGACTGGGGGATCTGCGAAATCAGCCTGTTCGGCGGTGATAATTTGTTCCGGACGCTGCGCCAGCAGGACCATCTTTACAGCGTGCTGGAAAAAGGCGCGGCGAGTAATCAGGCTATCGTGATCGGTGCGGTGCATGAGAGCGTACACCGCAAGCTGGAAGGGATTGGCGCCGTATTGGAAAAGCTGGCGGAGCCACAGGTGGCGATTGTCTCGATGACCATTACCGAAAAAGGCTATTGCATTGAACCCGGCAGCGGAAAACTGGATCTTCAACATCAGGCGATCCGCGCCGATCTGGCGAATCCCGGCGAGCCTTCCACCGTGCCGGGGATCCTGGTGGAAGCGCTGCGCCTGCGTCTGGAACGTGGGCTGCCCGCCTTTACCCTGCTCTCTTGCGACAACATCCCGGAAAACGGCCACGTGCTGCGTAACGCGATCGTCGGTTTGGCTCAAGCGCGCGACGGCGCGCTGGCCGACTGGATTGCCCGCGAGGTGAGCTTCCCCAGCACCATGGTAGACCGTATCGTCCCAGCCGCTACGCCAGAGACGCTGGATGAAGTGGCCGAGGCGCTCGGCGGCGTTCGTGATGAATGCGCCATCGCCTGCGAACCCTTTATCCAGTGGGTCGTTGAGGATAACTTTGTCGCCGGCCGCCCAGCCTGGGAACGGGCCGGTGCACAGTTGGTCAATGACGTGCTGCCTTTTGAGCAGATGAAACTGCGCATGCTGAACGGCAGCCACTCTTTCCTGGCCTATCTCGGGTATCTTGGGGGCTATCAGTACATCAACGACTGTATGGGCGATGAGTCTTATCGCCGCGCCGCACTCCACCTGATGCTGGCTGAACAGGCGCCGACGCTGAACGTTAGCGGTATCGATTTGCCCGCCTATGCAGCACAGCTGATTGAGCGCTACAGCAACCCGGCGTTGCAACACCGTACCTGGCAAATCGCCATGGACGGCACGCAAAAATTACCGCAGCGTATGCTGGACTCGGTGCGTTGGCATCTGCAGCATGGCGGCAGCTATGCCGGTCTGGCTCTCGGGGTGGCGGGCTGGATGCGCTATGTCGGCGGCGTGGATGATGCCGGGCAGCCAATAGACATCCGCGATCCGTTATTGGCTACGCTGCAACAGACAGTGGCTTCAACGCCGGATGATGAACAACGGGTAAAAGCCCTGTTGGGTCTAACGGCTATTTTTGGTGAGCAATTGGCGGCCAACGAGGAATTTGTCACGGCGGTCACCCGCGCCTACTTGTCATTACGCGATCGCGGTGCGCGTCAAACGGTGCAAAACTGGGTGTCGACTCAGCTGGCTTAG
- the yeiP gene encoding elongation factor P-like protein YeiP codes for MAKANEIKRGMAINYNGKLLLVKDIDVQSPSARGASTLYKMRFSDVRTGLKVEERFKGDDILDTISLSRRKVNFSYIDGEEYVFMDDEDYTPYIFKKDQIEDELLFIPEGGLPGMQVLTLDGQVLALELPQTVDMEIVDTAPGIKGASASARNKPATMATGLTIQVPEYLSAGDKIRIHIAERRYMSRAD; via the coding sequence ATGGCAAAAGCTAACGAAATTAAGCGCGGCATGGCGATCAACTACAACGGCAAACTGCTGCTGGTGAAAGACATTGATGTGCAAAGCCCAAGCGCGCGCGGCGCCAGCACCTTGTACAAAATGCGCTTCTCTGACGTCCGCACCGGGCTGAAGGTTGAAGAGCGTTTCAAGGGCGACGATATTCTGGACACCATTAGCCTGTCACGCCGCAAGGTGAACTTTTCTTATATCGACGGCGAAGAATACGTATTTATGGATGACGAGGATTACACCCCGTATATCTTTAAGAAAGACCAGATCGAAGATGAACTGCTGTTTATTCCTGAAGGCGGTCTGCCGGGCATGCAGGTACTGACCCTGGATGGCCAGGTGTTGGCGCTGGAACTGCCGCAGACCGTGGATATGGAAATTGTCGACACCGCACCGGGCATCAAAGGTGCCTCTGCCAGTGCCCGCAACAAGCCGGCCACCATGGCGACCGGCCTGACCATTCAGGTACCGGAATACCTCAGCGCCGGTGACAAAATCCGCATTCATATTGCCGAGCGCCGTTACATGAGCCGCGCTGACTAG